In a genomic window of Struthio camelus isolate bStrCam1 chromosome 16, bStrCam1.hap1, whole genome shotgun sequence:
- the BICRA gene encoding BRD4-interacting chromatin-remodeling complex-associated protein isoform X2, whose protein sequence is MSRRPRADCCSNITLATRCFWLPFRNGCGLLPLLDPSPEVAARVAVDMDDEDGRCLLDVICDPQALNDFLHGSEKIDSDDLLDNTGDAASAFFEGAGLHVQESSGNHLNTEQNQPPTSVDLDFLEDDILGSPSSSGANLQNSDQPCDILQQSLQEANITEQTLEAEAELDLGSFQLPTLQPVVQTASDGTPQIFSSGADLIGLQQPAVLTHQALVQQSVGADVVNKAISVQPFLQQVGLGNVTIQPISNLQGLPNGSPSGTLGIGPIQVVGQQVMAINQSAQQIIAKQVQPSQVATMPVGSYITQTAPEQQQVTLASTGVSPQNAGLVIQKNLPAVATTTLNGNSMFGSVSGTQGSQPLTVTSNLSSPLVQAQNVIIHRTPTPIQPKPAGVLQQKLYQITPKPFGSNNTTLTIQNEAALQQQKAQQNLTFMAGKPGQNVVLSGFPQGLPANMFKQPPPQQQALNKPMSVHLLNQGSSIVIPAQHVPQAMLQGQNQFLLPGQLAGASAVQIPQQLSALQANMGGQILTTSHPSGQAHIITSQGPGGQLITNQALPAQILTNQNIASQLNLGQVLTSQNAHGTAHILSAPIQLQPGQVGQPALFQMPVSLAGSLTTQSQPSVAASLASGAINQTGQTVIQGVTLPNQVAMLNTTENLNQAVSIQASATTSSQSPGLIQPQPASGTNLLPGGDQSSILTVQTASQPPAPPQLQLNVQQQPPPPPAQQPAPLPATSQPSPSLASSPEKIILGQAAAGTVINQDSMQMFLQQVPQGIILQTKQPPSSSQASPALGQFSSQSPSVLVGGQGQPAAPGPPAPGPSHAALPAAAAAAAPPPAPAGIPAPVPAESKTFSSVSAPISAGKGTAAQGKSGTSLAIQQPVQTKPGVISSVSGLNLGKGPLQIQVVGKGLSQLMPSVPVQTQQLYDGKLGSLKKAPTLQPSKEACFLEQLHKHQGAVLHPDYKTSFRSFEDALQRLLPYHVYQGMLPSTQDYKKVDEEFEMVSTQLLKRTQAMLNKYRLLLLEESRRVSPSAEMVMIDRMFIQEEKTMLALDKQLAKEKPDEYVSSSSRSQSLSSSVALASVSSVAPASENLKVPPVQTATQINPTKLVIKHSGGSPSVTWAKASPSLDGDEDALPSRSKPPIKTYEARSRIGLKLKIKQEAGLSKVVHNTALDPVHQPPPVCRVIKTTDQHASSAVTTTTTTSTTAGQMNGTVDHVTSAPVEKKPIVTYCRLPLRKTYRENVDAFVADKPSEACPKGSTPKVDKIPSTLVIKQEDGSRSVITSHKTHDSPTAAATEKSRPEESSKLLFFNRSDARSLVMQDSPAPQKTDDSTSGLMKELAEVEDEFYHGMIKTEPPDHSSGSELTWEVPLPPAKRRKSESFDVDNASFSSDSPQDDSLNEHLQSAIDSILNLQQPQTGGQNIRTPSSSYNSSSSPFSSPVHRTDTYLAPNHNGGLGARTLNR, encoded by the exons TTGACATGGATGATGAAGATGGCCGGTGCTTGCTAGATGTAATTTG TGATCCTCAGGCCTTGAATGATTTCTTACATGGATCTGAAAAG ATTGACAGTGATGATCTCCTGGACAACACAGGAGATGCAGCCAGTGCCTTTTTTGAAGGTGCTggg CTGCACGTGCAAGAATCCTCTGGCAATCATCTGAACACTGAACAGAATCAGCCCCCAACAAGCGTGGACCTCGACTTTTTAGAAGATGACATTTTGGGGTCACCGTCCAGCAGCGGGGCAAACCTTCAGAACTCCGACCAGCCCTGCGACATTCTCCAGCAGAGCCTGCAAGAGGCGAACATCACAGAACAGACTCTGGAGGCTGAGGCAGAGCTGGACCTGGGATCCTTCCAGCTTCCCACGCTTCAACCGGTGGTGCAGACTGCCTCTGATGGCACCCCACAGATTTTCTCCAGTGGGGCTGACTTAAttgggctgcagcagcctgcagtCCTGACGCATCAGGCACTGGTGCAGCAGTCAGTAGGAGCAGATGTTGTTAATAAGGCCATCAGTGTTCAGCCTTTTCTCCAGCAGGTCGGCTTAGGGAATGTTACCATCCAGCCAATTTCCAACCTGCAGGGCTTGCCCAATGGAAGCCCGAGTGGGACACTGGGAATTGGGCCAATTCAGGTGGTTGGGCAGCAAGTGATGGCCATTAACCAGTCGGCACAGCAGATCATTGCAAAACAAGTTCAGCCCTCCCAGGTGGCCACCATGCCTGTTGGCAGTTATATCACCCAGACAGCAcctgagcagcagcaggtcaCCCTTGCCTCAACAGGGGTTTCTCCACAGAACGCTGGTCTTGTCATCCAAAAAAATCTGCCGGCGGTGGCCACTACAACGCTGAACGGAAACTCGATGTTTGGGAGCGTGTCTGGTACTCAAGGTTCCCAGCCGCTCACGGTCACTTCGAACTTAAGCAGCCCCCTAGTGCAGGCCCAAAATGTGATCATTCATAGGACACCCACCCCAATTCAACCCAAGCCTGCAGGGGTCCTCCAGCAAAAACTGTACCAGATCACCCCCAAGCCCTTTGGTTCCAACAACACCACCTTGACCATTCAGAACGAAGCTGCCCTGCAACAGCAAAAGGCCCAGCAGAACCTGACTTTCATGGCGGGTAAACCAGGACAGAATGTCGTGCTGTCGGGCTTCCCCCAAGGGCTTCCCGCCAACATGTTCAAGCAGCCTCCGCCGCAGCAGCAAGCCCTCAACAAGCCCATGAGCGTGCACTTGCTAAACCAAGGCAGCAGTATTGTCATTCCAGCACAACATGTTCCTCAGGCCATGTTACAGGGTCAAAACCAGTTCCTCCTTCCCGGGCAGTTAGCAGGTGCCTCTGCTGTTCAGATACCCCAGCAGCTCTCGGCCCTGCAGGCTAACATGGGAGGGCAGATCTTGACCACCTCGCACCCCAGTGGACAAGCCCATATCATAACTAGCCAAGGGCCAGGTGGACAGCTGATAACCAACCAAGCCTTGCCGGCCCAAATCCTCACCAACCAGAACATAGCTAGCCAGCTGAACCTGGGGCAGGTGCTCACCTCGCAGAACGCCCACGGCACTGCTCACATCCTCTCTGCCCCCATccagctccagcccgggcagGTGGGTCAGCCAGCCCTGTTCCAGATGCCTGTTTCTCTAGCTGGCAGTTTGACCACCCAGAGCCAGCCCTCAGTCGCTGCCTCGCTGGCCAGCGGTGCCATCAACCAGACGGGGCAGACCGTTATCCAGGGCGTTACGCTGCCAAACCAAGTAGCTATGCTGAACACCACGGAGAACCTCAACCAGGCTGTCAGCATTCAGGCGTCTGCCACCACCAGCAGTCAAAGCCCGGGCCTCATTCAGCCGCAGCCCGCTTCTGGCACCAACCTGCTGCCCGGCGGTGACCAGTCCTCTATCCTGACCGTCCAGACTGCGTCCCAGCCGCCCGCCCCACCTCAGCTGCAGCTCAAcgtgcagcagcagccgccgccgccgcctgctcagCAGCCAGCGCCGCTGCCCGCGACTTCgcagcccagccccagcttggCGTCCAGTCCCGAGAAGATCATCTTGGGCCAGGCTGCTGCGGGAACTGTCATCAACCAAGACTCCATGCAGATGTTTCTACAGCAG GTGCCCCAGGGGATCATCCTGCAGACGAAGCAGCCGCCTTCCAGCAGCCAGGCCTCGCCGGCCCTCGGCCAGTTCAGCAGCCAGTCGCCCTCGGTCCTGGTgggcgggcaggggcagcccgcggcccccggcccgccggcccccggccccagccacgcggccctgcccgccgccgctgccgccgccgccccgccgccggcacccgcag GTATTCCTGCCCCGGTTCCTGCAGAGAGTAAAACGTTCTCTAGTGTTTCCGCACCTATTTCCGCCGGGAAAGGGACCGCAGCCCAAGGGAAATCAGGGACATCTCTTGCTATACAGCAGCCCGTTCAG ACTAAGCCTGGCGTGATTAGTTCTGTCTCGGGCCTGAACCTTGGAAAAGGTCCCTTGCAGATCCAGGTAGTTGGAAAAGGATTATCACAGCTCATGCCCTCAGTCCCCGTGCAAACCCAGCAACTG TATGACGGCAAACTTGGAAGTCTGAAGAAAGCTCCTACACTACAGCCCAGCAAAGAAGCTTG TTTCCTGGAACAGTTGCATAAACATCAGGGAGCGGTTTTGCATCCCGATTATAAGACGTCGTTCCGTTCGTTTGAAGATGCCTTACAAAGGCTTCTGCCCTATCACGTCTACCAggggatgctgccctctactcaaGACTATAAGAAGG TGGATGAGGAATTTGAAATGGTGTCTACCCAACTGTTAAAACGCACACAAGCTATGTTGAACAAATACCGCCTACTGCTCTTAGAGGAGTCTCGG AGAGTCAGTCCTTCTGCGGAGATGGTGATGATTGATCGCATGTTCATACAGGAAGAAAAGACCATGTTAGCGCTTGATAAGCAACTGGCAAAGGAGAAACCAG ATGAGTATGTTTCGTCATCGTCCCGCTCACAGAGCCTTTCTTCCTCTGTGGCTCTGGCTTCCGTATCCAGTGTTGCACCCGCTTCCGAGAACTTAAAGGTGCCCCCAGTGCAGACCGCCACTCAGATCAACCCCACCAAACTGGTTATCAAGCACAGCGGAGGCTCCCCATCGGTGACATGGGCCAAGGCTTCACCTTCATTAGATGGAGATGAGGATGCTTTGCCTTCAAGGAGCAAACCCCCGATCAAAACATATGAGGCACGTAGTCGAATCGGCCTCAAGTTGAAGATCAAGCAGGAGGCTGGTCTCAGTAAAGTGGTCCATAACACCGCTTTGGATCCTGTTCACCAGCCACCTCCTGTGTGCAGAGTCATCAAAACAACTGACCAGCACGCTTCAAGTGCTgtcaccactaccaccaccacctccaccactgCCGGGCAAATGAACGGGACTGTCGATCACGTAACCTCAGCTCCTGTGGAGAAGAAGCCCATAGTGACCTACTGCAGGCTTCCTCTCCGTAAGACTTACCGGGAGAACGTGGATGCTTTTGTAGCAGATAAACCCTCTGAGGCCTGCCCAAAAGGGAGCACCCCGAAAGTTGATAAAATCCCCAGCACCCTTGTGATCAAGCAGGAGGATGGATCCAGGAGCGTGATCACCTCTCACAAAACCCATGACAGCCCCACAGCAGCTGCGACAGAGAAGAGCCGGCCAGAGGAGAGCTCCAAGCTTCTGTTCTTCAACAGAAGCGACGCCCGCTCTCTCGTGATGCAAGATAGTCCCGCCCCACAGAAGACCGATGACTCTACCAGTGGCCTTATGAAGGAACTTGCAGAAGTCGAGGATGAGTTTTATCATGGGATGATAAAAACGGAGCCACCTGATCACAGCTCTGGCTCAGAACTCACTTGGGAGGTGCCCTTGCCCCCGGCCAAACGCAGAAAGTCAGAGTCCTTTGATGTGGATAACGCCAGCTTCTCCAGCGACAGCCCCCAGGACGACTCCCTCAATGAGCACCTACAGAGCGCCATCGACAGCATCCTCAAcctgcagcaacctcagactgGGGGCCAGAACATCCGGACACCCTCCTCCTCTtacaactcctcctcctcccctttctcttcACCTGTCCACCGTACAGACACTTACCTTGCCCCTAATCACAACGGCGGCCTTGGAGCAAGGACGTTAAACAGataa
- the BICRA gene encoding BRD4-interacting chromatin-remodeling complex-associated protein isoform X1: MQLQPSSPLGGRRPAPRRRRGDAIRQCAEPLCVCACWGPASGARAGMSRRPRADCCSNITLATRCFWLPFRNGCGLLPLLDPSPEVAARVAVDMDDEDGRCLLDVICDPQALNDFLHGSEKLHVQESSGNHLNTEQNQPPTSVDLDFLEDDILGSPSSSGANLQNSDQPCDILQQSLQEANITEQTLEAEAELDLGSFQLPTLQPVVQTASDGTPQIFSSGADLIGLQQPAVLTHQALVQQSVGADVVNKAISVQPFLQQVGLGNVTIQPISNLQGLPNGSPSGTLGIGPIQVVGQQVMAINQSAQQIIAKQVQPSQVATMPVGSYITQTAPEQQQVTLASTGVSPQNAGLVIQKNLPAVATTTLNGNSMFGSVSGTQGSQPLTVTSNLSSPLVQAQNVIIHRTPTPIQPKPAGVLQQKLYQITPKPFGSNNTTLTIQNEAALQQQKAQQNLTFMAGKPGQNVVLSGFPQGLPANMFKQPPPQQQALNKPMSVHLLNQGSSIVIPAQHVPQAMLQGQNQFLLPGQLAGASAVQIPQQLSALQANMGGQILTTSHPSGQAHIITSQGPGGQLITNQALPAQILTNQNIASQLNLGQVLTSQNAHGTAHILSAPIQLQPGQVGQPALFQMPVSLAGSLTTQSQPSVAASLASGAINQTGQTVIQGVTLPNQVAMLNTTENLNQAVSIQASATTSSQSPGLIQPQPASGTNLLPGGDQSSILTVQTASQPPAPPQLQLNVQQQPPPPPAQQPAPLPATSQPSPSLASSPEKIILGQAAAGTVINQDSMQMFLQQVPQGIILQTKQPPSSSQASPALGQFSSQSPSVLVGGQGQPAAPGPPAPGPSHAALPAAAAAAAPPPAPAGIPAPVPAESKTFSSVSAPISAGKGTAAQGKSGTSLAIQQPVQTKPGVISSVSGLNLGKGPLQIQVVGKGLSQLMPSVPVQTQQLYDGKLGSLKKAPTLQPSKEACFLEQLHKHQGAVLHPDYKTSFRSFEDALQRLLPYHVYQGMLPSTQDYKKVDEEFEMVSTQLLKRTQAMLNKYRLLLLEESRRVSPSAEMVMIDRMFIQEEKTMLALDKQLAKEKPDEYVSSSSRSQSLSSSVALASVSSVAPASENLKVPPVQTATQINPTKLVIKHSGGSPSVTWAKASPSLDGDEDALPSRSKPPIKTYEARSRIGLKLKIKQEAGLSKVVHNTALDPVHQPPPVCRVIKTTDQHASSAVTTTTTTSTTAGQMNGTVDHVTSAPVEKKPIVTYCRLPLRKTYRENVDAFVADKPSEACPKGSTPKVDKIPSTLVIKQEDGSRSVITSHKTHDSPTAAATEKSRPEESSKLLFFNRSDARSLVMQDSPAPQKTDDSTSGLMKELAEVEDEFYHGMIKTEPPDHSSGSELTWEVPLPPAKRRKSESFDVDNASFSSDSPQDDSLNEHLQSAIDSILNLQQPQTGGQNIRTPSSSYNSSSSPFSSPVHRTDTYLAPNHNGGLGARTLNR, translated from the exons TTGACATGGATGATGAAGATGGCCGGTGCTTGCTAGATGTAATTTG TGATCCTCAGGCCTTGAATGATTTCTTACATGGATCTGAAAAG CTGCACGTGCAAGAATCCTCTGGCAATCATCTGAACACTGAACAGAATCAGCCCCCAACAAGCGTGGACCTCGACTTTTTAGAAGATGACATTTTGGGGTCACCGTCCAGCAGCGGGGCAAACCTTCAGAACTCCGACCAGCCCTGCGACATTCTCCAGCAGAGCCTGCAAGAGGCGAACATCACAGAACAGACTCTGGAGGCTGAGGCAGAGCTGGACCTGGGATCCTTCCAGCTTCCCACGCTTCAACCGGTGGTGCAGACTGCCTCTGATGGCACCCCACAGATTTTCTCCAGTGGGGCTGACTTAAttgggctgcagcagcctgcagtCCTGACGCATCAGGCACTGGTGCAGCAGTCAGTAGGAGCAGATGTTGTTAATAAGGCCATCAGTGTTCAGCCTTTTCTCCAGCAGGTCGGCTTAGGGAATGTTACCATCCAGCCAATTTCCAACCTGCAGGGCTTGCCCAATGGAAGCCCGAGTGGGACACTGGGAATTGGGCCAATTCAGGTGGTTGGGCAGCAAGTGATGGCCATTAACCAGTCGGCACAGCAGATCATTGCAAAACAAGTTCAGCCCTCCCAGGTGGCCACCATGCCTGTTGGCAGTTATATCACCCAGACAGCAcctgagcagcagcaggtcaCCCTTGCCTCAACAGGGGTTTCTCCACAGAACGCTGGTCTTGTCATCCAAAAAAATCTGCCGGCGGTGGCCACTACAACGCTGAACGGAAACTCGATGTTTGGGAGCGTGTCTGGTACTCAAGGTTCCCAGCCGCTCACGGTCACTTCGAACTTAAGCAGCCCCCTAGTGCAGGCCCAAAATGTGATCATTCATAGGACACCCACCCCAATTCAACCCAAGCCTGCAGGGGTCCTCCAGCAAAAACTGTACCAGATCACCCCCAAGCCCTTTGGTTCCAACAACACCACCTTGACCATTCAGAACGAAGCTGCCCTGCAACAGCAAAAGGCCCAGCAGAACCTGACTTTCATGGCGGGTAAACCAGGACAGAATGTCGTGCTGTCGGGCTTCCCCCAAGGGCTTCCCGCCAACATGTTCAAGCAGCCTCCGCCGCAGCAGCAAGCCCTCAACAAGCCCATGAGCGTGCACTTGCTAAACCAAGGCAGCAGTATTGTCATTCCAGCACAACATGTTCCTCAGGCCATGTTACAGGGTCAAAACCAGTTCCTCCTTCCCGGGCAGTTAGCAGGTGCCTCTGCTGTTCAGATACCCCAGCAGCTCTCGGCCCTGCAGGCTAACATGGGAGGGCAGATCTTGACCACCTCGCACCCCAGTGGACAAGCCCATATCATAACTAGCCAAGGGCCAGGTGGACAGCTGATAACCAACCAAGCCTTGCCGGCCCAAATCCTCACCAACCAGAACATAGCTAGCCAGCTGAACCTGGGGCAGGTGCTCACCTCGCAGAACGCCCACGGCACTGCTCACATCCTCTCTGCCCCCATccagctccagcccgggcagGTGGGTCAGCCAGCCCTGTTCCAGATGCCTGTTTCTCTAGCTGGCAGTTTGACCACCCAGAGCCAGCCCTCAGTCGCTGCCTCGCTGGCCAGCGGTGCCATCAACCAGACGGGGCAGACCGTTATCCAGGGCGTTACGCTGCCAAACCAAGTAGCTATGCTGAACACCACGGAGAACCTCAACCAGGCTGTCAGCATTCAGGCGTCTGCCACCACCAGCAGTCAAAGCCCGGGCCTCATTCAGCCGCAGCCCGCTTCTGGCACCAACCTGCTGCCCGGCGGTGACCAGTCCTCTATCCTGACCGTCCAGACTGCGTCCCAGCCGCCCGCCCCACCTCAGCTGCAGCTCAAcgtgcagcagcagccgccgccgccgcctgctcagCAGCCAGCGCCGCTGCCCGCGACTTCgcagcccagccccagcttggCGTCCAGTCCCGAGAAGATCATCTTGGGCCAGGCTGCTGCGGGAACTGTCATCAACCAAGACTCCATGCAGATGTTTCTACAGCAG GTGCCCCAGGGGATCATCCTGCAGACGAAGCAGCCGCCTTCCAGCAGCCAGGCCTCGCCGGCCCTCGGCCAGTTCAGCAGCCAGTCGCCCTCGGTCCTGGTgggcgggcaggggcagcccgcggcccccggcccgccggcccccggccccagccacgcggccctgcccgccgccgctgccgccgccgccccgccgccggcacccgcag GTATTCCTGCCCCGGTTCCTGCAGAGAGTAAAACGTTCTCTAGTGTTTCCGCACCTATTTCCGCCGGGAAAGGGACCGCAGCCCAAGGGAAATCAGGGACATCTCTTGCTATACAGCAGCCCGTTCAG ACTAAGCCTGGCGTGATTAGTTCTGTCTCGGGCCTGAACCTTGGAAAAGGTCCCTTGCAGATCCAGGTAGTTGGAAAAGGATTATCACAGCTCATGCCCTCAGTCCCCGTGCAAACCCAGCAACTG TATGACGGCAAACTTGGAAGTCTGAAGAAAGCTCCTACACTACAGCCCAGCAAAGAAGCTTG TTTCCTGGAACAGTTGCATAAACATCAGGGAGCGGTTTTGCATCCCGATTATAAGACGTCGTTCCGTTCGTTTGAAGATGCCTTACAAAGGCTTCTGCCCTATCACGTCTACCAggggatgctgccctctactcaaGACTATAAGAAGG TGGATGAGGAATTTGAAATGGTGTCTACCCAACTGTTAAAACGCACACAAGCTATGTTGAACAAATACCGCCTACTGCTCTTAGAGGAGTCTCGG AGAGTCAGTCCTTCTGCGGAGATGGTGATGATTGATCGCATGTTCATACAGGAAGAAAAGACCATGTTAGCGCTTGATAAGCAACTGGCAAAGGAGAAACCAG ATGAGTATGTTTCGTCATCGTCCCGCTCACAGAGCCTTTCTTCCTCTGTGGCTCTGGCTTCCGTATCCAGTGTTGCACCCGCTTCCGAGAACTTAAAGGTGCCCCCAGTGCAGACCGCCACTCAGATCAACCCCACCAAACTGGTTATCAAGCACAGCGGAGGCTCCCCATCGGTGACATGGGCCAAGGCTTCACCTTCATTAGATGGAGATGAGGATGCTTTGCCTTCAAGGAGCAAACCCCCGATCAAAACATATGAGGCACGTAGTCGAATCGGCCTCAAGTTGAAGATCAAGCAGGAGGCTGGTCTCAGTAAAGTGGTCCATAACACCGCTTTGGATCCTGTTCACCAGCCACCTCCTGTGTGCAGAGTCATCAAAACAACTGACCAGCACGCTTCAAGTGCTgtcaccactaccaccaccacctccaccactgCCGGGCAAATGAACGGGACTGTCGATCACGTAACCTCAGCTCCTGTGGAGAAGAAGCCCATAGTGACCTACTGCAGGCTTCCTCTCCGTAAGACTTACCGGGAGAACGTGGATGCTTTTGTAGCAGATAAACCCTCTGAGGCCTGCCCAAAAGGGAGCACCCCGAAAGTTGATAAAATCCCCAGCACCCTTGTGATCAAGCAGGAGGATGGATCCAGGAGCGTGATCACCTCTCACAAAACCCATGACAGCCCCACAGCAGCTGCGACAGAGAAGAGCCGGCCAGAGGAGAGCTCCAAGCTTCTGTTCTTCAACAGAAGCGACGCCCGCTCTCTCGTGATGCAAGATAGTCCCGCCCCACAGAAGACCGATGACTCTACCAGTGGCCTTATGAAGGAACTTGCAGAAGTCGAGGATGAGTTTTATCATGGGATGATAAAAACGGAGCCACCTGATCACAGCTCTGGCTCAGAACTCACTTGGGAGGTGCCCTTGCCCCCGGCCAAACGCAGAAAGTCAGAGTCCTTTGATGTGGATAACGCCAGCTTCTCCAGCGACAGCCCCCAGGACGACTCCCTCAATGAGCACCTACAGAGCGCCATCGACAGCATCCTCAAcctgcagcaacctcagactgGGGGCCAGAACATCCGGACACCCTCCTCCTCTtacaactcctcctcctcccctttctcttcACCTGTCCACCGTACAGACACTTACCTTGCCCCTAATCACAACGGCGGCCTTGGAGCAAGGACGTTAAACAGataa